AAGGTTAGCTAAGGGTTGCCCGAGCCTTAGATAGCCAAGCCCGAGGTCCTGTAAGATCTGAAGAAGTTTTTTAATCTCCCGATGATTACCAAAGAAGGTATAGGCCTCATCCACTGTGAGTTCAAGCATTTCCGCAATGTTTTTCCCCCTCCAGCGAATCTCTAAGGTCTCATCCCTAAAGCGTCTTCCTTTACAGACCTCACAGGGAATTAGAAGGTCTGAGAGAAACTGCATCTCCACAATCTCAAAACCAAGCCCCTTGCAGTTCGGGCACTGGGCTGTCTCAGAATTAAAGGAAAAATAAGCCTCACTATAACCAAATTTCTGAGCCTCTTCAGTGCTGGCAAGTAGCTTTCTAAGAAAAGGATAGATCCCCATAAAGGTAGCCACTACTGAACGGGGAGAGCGAGCCAGTGGTTCCTGGGTTAAGTAAAGAACTTGATACTGAGGAGGAAAATTGGAGATTCCTTGGCAAAACTCAGGGCTTCTTCCCTCTCGAAGGGCTAAAAGACCTTTGTAGAGGATCTCTTCTAAAAAAGTAGATTTTCCTGAACCTGATACTCCCGTTATTACAGTTATAGCCTCCAGAGGGATTTGGGCTGAGACCTCCTTGAGATTAAATCTTTTGGCTCCCCTTATCTCAATAAAATTGGAGAGCCTTCCATCCAGATTTTCCAGCTCTCTTTTTATTTTAAGTTCTTTAAGGGCTTGAGAGGTAGGTGTATCTTTATTTAGGATCTCCTCAGGAGAGCCTGCGTGTAGAAGATAGCCTCCACCTTCTCCTCCCTCTGGCCCAAGATCTACAAGAAAATCCGAGTTTAGAATGACCTCAGGGTCATGCTCTACCACCACGACGGTATTATTTTTAGAGACCAGATGGTGCATGAATTCAAGGACCTTGGAGGTATCTCTTGGATGAAGACCTGTAGTCGGTTCATCCAGGAGGTAGAGAGTTTCAACAAGATTTGAGGATAGGGCCCGGGTGAGCATGCAGCGATTAACCTCTCCACCTGATAAGGTTTTACTGGCTCTGTTTAAGGTTAAATAGGAGAGCCCAACCCCGGTAAGATAGCTCAGTCTTCTCTGAATCTCAAGGGCTAATCTTTCTCCCACAGGACTGAGCCCCTTTTGAAGGAGCCTTTCAATAAAAGTTTTAGCATCCTCTATCTCTAATTGATAAAAATCTCCAATATTGAGGTCATCAATATAAAAATACAGGGCCTTGGGGTTAAAGCGTGTTCCTTGACAGGTTGGACAGATTACCTCTCTTCTGAGCCTTGAAAGAAGAATCCGAAAATGAGGTTTGTAGCGATGAGCAGTTAACCAGTCCACCACCTCTTTTAAACCATACCAGCTACCTTCTCCATTAAATATTTTCTCCTTGATCTCATCAGGATACTGAGAAAAGGGTATATCCAAGCTTATCCCTTTTTTCCTTAGGTACTCAAAGAGATCCATTTTTACATCTAAAAGGACGGGAAAGTCAAGCACAGGGATAGCCCCTTTGCGTAAGGAAATTTCAGGAAATTTTACCAAGGCTTCAAGATCAACTTTTAGCAAATTACCAAAGCCCTTACAGTCTGGACAAGCTCCTTGAGAGGTATTATAGGAAAAAAGGGCTGGATTCTTGGCTGGGGCCTTAAATCCACAAACGGGACATTCTTCTTTTGAAGAATAGGTGAATTCCTCTCCATATAGGGTCCTGATCTTGAAATGTTCAGCAATTTTTAAAGCCTGTTCAATAGAAGAGATAAGCTCATATCTATTTTCATTTTCAATCCTTAGACGATGAAGGAGAATCTCAAGTTCTTCCACCTCTGGAAGGGTTTCCATTTCATCAAGCTCACAGACCTTGCCTTGAAGAAAGACTCTGGTGAAACCTGAAGAAATAAGCCCCTCTTTAAGGATCTGTAGATCGTGCTCTACCCTTTGGGGCACAAGAAGATAGATAAGTTCCCCTTGAAAATTTTTAAGGATTTCTTGAGCTAAGGCTTCCGGATCCTTGGGGGTAATGGGGATATTACAGATAGGACATCTGGGAAAAGATTGATGATAATAGAGCATCTTAGCAAAGTGGCTAATCTCAGTGAGAGTAGCTACTGTTGAGCGGGAGGTTTTTATAAAATTTCCCTGTGGAAAAGCAAGGGCAGGGGGAATATTTTTTAGATCCTTAACCAAGGGTTTAGGGAGTCTTTCTAAAAACTGACGAATATATGTTGAAAAGGTCTCTAAATAACGCCTGCTTCCCTCAGCATAGAGGGTATCAAAGACAAGACTTGATTTACCTGCTCCAGATACACCAGTAACAACAATCAGGTGATAAAAGGGAAGAAAGAGGTCAAATCCTTTGAGGTTATTTTGTTGGAGGGAATAAAGTTCTATGTATTTCAAAGGGTTTATTCACCCTTAATTTTCTCCATACGCTCCTGAGCTCTTTTACAGTCAATGCAAAGGGTGGCTTCTGGTCTGGCTAAGAGTCTTTTTTCGTCAATTTCTGCTCCACAGGCCTCACATACCCCATAGGTTCCCTCTTCAATCTTACGCAGGGCTTTTTCTATCTTTTTAAGAAGTTTTTGTTCTCTATCTCTAAGCCTCAATCCTAAAACTAAATTGCTCTCCCGTGTGGCCTGATCTACTGCATCAGGAAGGTTCTCCGTTCCCTCTTCAAGTTCCTTTAAGGTTTCCATAACATCTCTCAGGATCTCCTCTCTCCTTTTAAGCAGGAGTTCTTTGAATTGTTGAAGTTTCTCTTTTTCCATCCCCTCCTCCCCGTAAGTTTATTCAAAGGTAACTTCTCCGCTTTTTCCTCCGCTTTTATAGGTCAAACGGATATTATGTATTCGGATTCCCTTATGCAGGGCCTTGCACATATCATAAATAGTAAGAGCTGAAACTGAGACAGCGGTTAGGGCCTCCATTTCCACTCCGGTCTGGGCATTAGTTTTAACCTCAGCTGTAATTTCAATGGAAGAGCGCTCTTTTAAAAAATCAAAGGTTATTTCAACTTGAGTTATAGGTAAAGGATGACAAAGGGGGATAAGCTCGGAAGTTTTTTTGGCTGCAAGGATACCTGCAATTTTTGCACAGGCCAGAAAGTCCCCTTTGGGCACATCTTGAGACAAGACCCGAGGATAGATCTCTTCAGGAAAGATTACTTCTCCCTTGGCAATAGCTCTTCTTGCTGTTGTGATTTTATGGCCCACATCTACCATATGAAGGCTTCCGTTCTCTTTCAGGTGAGTAAAATCAGGCATCTTTGCCACCAAAGAGAAATTTTTCCCAGAAACCCTCTTTCTTGGGCTTAGGATCTGACTTTTTTTCTTTTTTCTTCCCCTCTAAGGAATCTCCATTTCTTGAGTCAGATTTTATCCAGCCCTCTTTTTCAGCCAAATTTTTGAGAATCTCCATTCCTTCGGGACTCAGTTTTTTGGGAAGTTCTACCTTAACTTTTAAAATAAGGTCTCCCCTTTCCTTGGTTCTCCAGTCAGGAAGTCCTTCGCCTTTAAGGATAAGCTCTTCTTCAGGCTGAGTTCCAGGAGGAATCCTCACCTCAAGGGATTTTCCAAAATAGGGAAGAGTAAGAGTCTCTCCAAGGATAGCAGATACAAAGTTTACCTTTATCTCTCCAAAGACATGATTCTTTTCTCTGCGGAAATAACGATGGGGTTTGACCCGGATTCTGACATAGAGATCTCCAGGACGACCTCCATAAAGTCCTCCTTCACCCTCTCCCTGAAGGCGAAAAATACTTCCATCCTCAACCCCTGGAGGAATAGATATTTTTAGAGACCTTTTTCTCCGTATCCTTCCATTCCCTTTACAGGAAGGGCATTTCTCAACGAAGGTTGAGCCTTTCCCTCCACATTCAGGACAGAGATAGGCAACCCTGAAAAAGCCCTCTCTATAATGGACCTTTCCTTTGCCCTGGCATGCTTCACAGAGTTTTACACCTTTCACGGGATCATAACCCAGACCCTGACAGGTCTCACAGGTTTCCCATCTCTCAATCTCCAGATCAATTTGGGTCTCCTCTTTAAAGAGGTCTTCAAAGTTAATCCAGACCTCTGTTGAAAGGTCTGCCCCATTTCTTTTTTTCTTTGAGGGGCCTTCTTCAAAGGAGAACCCAAAAAACTCTTCAAAAAGGTCTGAGAAGCTTTGAAAGATGTCAGAAATATCTTCAAAGCCTCTGTATCCTGAACTCTTAAGCCCTACATAACCCTCTTGGTCGTAAATAGCTCTTTTGGCTGGATCTGAAAGGACTTCGTAAGCCTCAGAAATGTCCTTGAATTTTTCCTCGGCAGATTTATCACCTTGATTGCGATCCGGGTGAAATTGCATAGCGAGCCTGCGATAGGCTCGCTTTATCTCATCCTGAGTTGCATTTCTGGGGACTCCGAGAATAGCGTAGTAGTCTTTATAATTCATAGCTTTAAGGATTTAGGCTTTTCTGTTTCAGAATCTCGGAGATCTCGTAAGGAGTAGAAGGTTTTTCTCTTTTAACCAGATCTTTTATGTTTTCTGGGGTTACTGCTCCTTGGGCAATTTCTCTTAAAGCTAAAACAATCTCCTTGTTATCCGCATTGATTAAAGGCTCAGCCCCTTCCCTTAGTTGTTTAACTCGCTCAATAGTTAAGCGAATCAGCCTAAATCTGCTGGGCACTGCTTTTAAACAGTCTTCAACAGTTACTCTGGCCATTTTGACCTCCTGCTAATCTTAGACAGCAACTACTTCAGATACCTCAGGGACTTCTCTTTTGAGATACCTTTCAATACCCATCTTGAGAGTCATCATGGACATGGGGCAACACCCGCAGGCTCCCTGTAGTCTGACCTTAACCACGCCATCCTCAGTAATCTCCACAAGCTCCACATCTCCACCATCAGCCTGAAGCATAGGTCTTACCTTTTCAAGGGCCTTTTCAACCGCTTCTCTCATAACTTACCTCCTGAAAATTTTTAAATAATTTAATACATTTTTTCTTGACAGCAAGCTCTTTGTTTATTACAATCATTTTAATCTCAGAAAACTTTGTGGAGGTAAAGAGGTGAGGAGCGATAAGATTAAAAAGGGTTTGGAGAGAGCACCCCATAGATCCCTACTTCGGGCCCTTGGGTTTAGTGATGATGAGCTTAAGGCACCTCTCATTGGAATTGCTAATTCTTTTAATGAGATTATTCCAGGGCACATTCATCTTAAAGACATAGTATCAGCAGTCAAGGCAGGTATCAGGCAGGCAGGGGGAGTCCCTGTTGAGTTTGGAGTTATAGGGGTCTGTGATGGCTTAGCTATGAATCACGAAGGCATGAAATACTCTCTGGTTAGCAGGGATCTTATTGCAGATTCCATTGAAATAATGGCTCAGGCGCATGCCTTTGACGGGCTTGTTTTAGTAACAAGTTGTGACAAGATTACTCCTGGTATGCTTATGGCTGCCTTTAGAATTAATATTCCTTCCATTTTAATAGCTGGAGGCCCCATGCTTACAGGAGAATTTAGGGGCCGAAAGGTCAACCTTATCTCTGCCTTTGAGGGAGTAGGTAGAGTGAAACGCGGGGAGATGACAGAAGAAGAGCTTTATGAGCTTGAGGCCTGTGCCTGTCCAACCTGCGGTTCCTGTGCAGGTATGTTTACTGCCAATTCCATGAATTGTTTAACAGAGGCCCTTGGAATGGCCTTACCTGGAAATGGCACTATTCCAGCTGTTTATGCCGACAGAATTCGTTTAGCTAAGGAGACAGGGAAGGCTATTGTGCATTTAGTAAAAAAAGGCCTGACTCCAAGGAAAATTGTTTCAGAAGCCTCTTTCAGGAATGCTATCTCTGTGG
This window of the Caldimicrobium thiodismutans genome carries:
- the dksA gene encoding RNA polymerase-binding protein DksA; this translates as MEKEKLQQFKELLLKRREEILRDVMETLKELEEGTENLPDAVDQATRESNLVLGLRLRDREQKLLKKIEKALRKIEEGTYGVCEACGAEIDEKRLLARPEATLCIDCKRAQERMEKIKGE
- the moaC gene encoding cyclic pyranopterin monophosphate synthase MoaC codes for the protein MPDFTHLKENGSLHMVDVGHKITTARRAIAKGEVIFPEEIYPRVLSQDVPKGDFLACAKIAGILAAKKTSELIPLCHPLPITQVEITFDFLKERSSIEITAEVKTNAQTGVEMEALTAVSVSALTIYDMCKALHKGIRIHNIRLTYKSGGKSGEVTFE
- the dnaJ gene encoding molecular chaperone DnaJ, translating into MNYKDYYAILGVPRNATQDEIKRAYRRLAMQFHPDRNQGDKSAEEKFKDISEAYEVLSDPAKRAIYDQEGYVGLKSSGYRGFEDISDIFQSFSDLFEEFFGFSFEEGPSKKKRNGADLSTEVWINFEDLFKEETQIDLEIERWETCETCQGLGYDPVKGVKLCEACQGKGKVHYREGFFRVAYLCPECGGKGSTFVEKCPSCKGNGRIRRKRSLKISIPPGVEDGSIFRLQGEGEGGLYGGRPGDLYVRIRVKPHRYFRREKNHVFGEIKVNFVSAILGETLTLPYFGKSLEVRIPPGTQPEEELILKGEGLPDWRTKERGDLILKVKVELPKKLSPEGMEILKNLAEKEGWIKSDSRNGDSLEGKKKEKKSDPKPKKEGFWEKFLFGGKDA
- the rpoZ gene encoding DNA-directed RNA polymerase subunit omega, which translates into the protein MARVTVEDCLKAVPSRFRLIRLTIERVKQLREGAEPLINADNKEIVLALREIAQGAVTPENIKDLVKREKPSTPYEISEILKQKSLNP
- a CDS encoding NifU family protein, whose amino-acid sequence is MREAVEKALEKVRPMLQADGGDVELVEITEDGVVKVRLQGACGCCPMSMMTLKMGIERYLKREVPEVSEVVAV